CGACTGCGGGGGAAGCAACGGTTATCGTACTCGTCTTTGGAAGCACCAACTTAAAGTTTCGTTGGCCGATCGCTTCAAGCTTTGTGTCAAGGTGTGCCATTATCCTCCAGGGGCATCAAAATGGAATCCGATCGAGCACCGTATGTTTGCTTTTATCAGCAATAACTGGGGGGCCCATCCATTAACCGACTATGAAACAGTCCTGAAATTTATACGTACAACCAAAACCTCAGCCGGTCTTAAAATCCGTGCCGCCCTTCATACGAAACAATATCAAAAGGGTATCCGCATTTGCGATGACCAGATGAAAGAAGTTAACTTAAAGCATTACACACAACGGCCTAACTGGAACTACTCAATTGCTCCAGTGAAAATGTGAATTAATTTTTGCGTAAGCCCTTAACAGATAAAAAACGTGGATCAGAAATTATTCGAACGATATCCGGCCATTGTTGACCTTCAAAACAAAGCAAAGAAACGGATCCCCCACTTTGCCTGGGAATACCTTAATAGTGGAACCGGAATTGAAGATTGTCTTGATAGGAACCGTCAAGCATTTTCTAAGGTCATTTTAGTGCCTCAGTTTATGCAGGGTGAGTTTGAACCGGAGATCAATAACAGTCTTTTCGGTATTGAATACTCAGCCCCATTCGGGATAGCACCTGTTGGATTAACTGGGCTGATGTGGCCGGGAGCCGAAAAAATTCTAGCTCGAACAGCAGCTAAAGCCCGCATCCCATTTTCTCTCAGCACCGTAGCCACCGAAACACCCGAGCTAATTGGCCCATTAAGTAATGGGATGGGATGGTTTCAGCTTTATCCGCCTCGCCGAGAGGCGCTTCGTCAGAATTTGTTAAAACGTGCTCAGGACTCAGGTTTTACAACCCTGCTTATCACAGCTGACGTACCGATTGGCAGTCGGCGCGAACGACAGATTAGGGCTGGGGTCAATGTTCCTCCAAAAATTACCCTACGAACTCTCTATCATTCTACAATTCGCCCCAGTTGGACTTTGGCCACTCTGGGGCATGGACAACCCCGTTTTAAAACCTTGGAAAAATACCTGGATGCCAAGGACATGCAGAATATGGTCAGTTATGTAGGGAAGGAATTGGGTGGCACCCTGGATTGGCCCTACGTGGAAGCAGTCAGAAAGGAATGGAATGGTCCGATTGTTCTAAAAGGATTGCTTGAAACCTCCCAAGCGGAACAAGCGGTGGATGTGGGAGTCGATGGTATTTTTGTATCCAATCACGGCGGACGTCAATTTGATGGCGCACCCGCGGCACTGGATGTTTTACCAGCCATGAA
This genomic interval from Desulfobacterales bacterium contains the following:
- a CDS encoding alpha-hydroxy acid oxidase, translating into MDQKLFERYPAIVDLQNKAKKRIPHFAWEYLNSGTGIEDCLDRNRQAFSKVILVPQFMQGEFEPEINNSLFGIEYSAPFGIAPVGLTGLMWPGAEKILARTAAKARIPFSLSTVATETPELIGPLSNGMGWFQLYPPRREALRQNLLKRAQDSGFTTLLITADVPIGSRRERQIRAGVNVPPKITLRTLYHSTIRPSWTLATLGHGQPRFKTLEKYLDAKDMQNMVSYVGKELGGTLDWPYVEAVRKEWNGPIVLKGLLETSQAEQAVDVGVDGIFVSNHGGRQFDGAPAALDVLPAMKSAVGNKIKILFDSGVRTGLDIARALALGADFVLLGSAFMYGVAALGERGGDHVVDILTEDLKNNMKQLGCRELKEIQNRLRQ
- a CDS encoding ISAzo13 family transposase encodes the protein DCGGSNGYRTRLWKHQLKVSLADRFKLCVKVCHYPPGASKWNPIEHRMFAFISNNWGAHPLTDYETVLKFIRTTKTSAGLKIRAALHTKQYQKGIRICDDQMKEVNLKHYTQRPNWNYSIAPVKM